The Halomonas sp. KG2 genome contains a region encoding:
- a CDS encoding NAD(P)/FAD-dependent oxidoreductase: MSKITAQVQQTPTETVQAWLHDFDTALQTQDIERVLSLFGDECYWRDFLTFTWNLKTCEGKDEIQAMLNATLNNAQPTDWQLDGEATENGGIYDVWFTFNTAVARGKGYLRLKEDKCWTLLTTMQALNDYPEQCNHHRPKGAEHGANKQRETWLESREREEAELGYTQQPYCVIIGGGQGGIGLGARLRQLGVPTIIIERNERAGDSWRKRYKSLCLHDPVWYDHLPYIPFPDNWPVFAPKDKVGDWLEMYTKVMELNYWSSTECQNASYDEAAGEWVVKVKRNGEEITLRPKQLVMATGMSGMPNVPTFPGAENFAGEQQHSSQHPGPDAYKGKKCVIVGSNNSAHDIAAALWEHDADVTMLQRSSTHIVKSDSLMEEVLGPLYSEEAVANGLTHEKADLVFASIPYKVLPDFQRPAFEAIKKRDAEFYQKLESVGFMLDFGDDESGLFLKYLRRGSGYYIDVGACDLVASGDIKLRSGVGIERINSHSITLTDGSELDADLIVYATGYGSMNGWAARLISQEVADKVGKCWGLGSDTTKDPGPWEGELRNMWKPTQQEALWFHGGNLHQSRHYSRYLALQLKARMEGLDTPVYGLQPVHHLG; encoded by the coding sequence ATGTCAAAGATAACGGCACAAGTCCAGCAAACCCCCACGGAGACTGTTCAAGCGTGGCTGCACGATTTCGATACTGCCCTTCAAACCCAGGATATTGAGCGAGTACTGTCGCTGTTTGGAGACGAGTGCTACTGGCGTGACTTTCTTACGTTTACCTGGAATTTAAAAACCTGCGAAGGCAAAGATGAAATTCAGGCCATGCTCAATGCCACGCTCAACAACGCACAGCCCACAGACTGGCAGTTAGACGGCGAGGCCACTGAAAACGGCGGCATCTACGATGTGTGGTTTACTTTCAATACGGCGGTTGCCCGTGGTAAAGGCTATTTGCGCCTAAAAGAAGACAAGTGCTGGACGTTGTTAACCACCATGCAAGCACTGAACGACTACCCTGAGCAGTGCAATCACCATCGTCCCAAAGGGGCTGAGCACGGTGCCAATAAGCAGCGTGAAACGTGGTTGGAGTCACGGGAGCGTGAAGAAGCGGAGCTGGGCTACACTCAGCAGCCTTACTGCGTGATTATTGGCGGTGGCCAGGGGGGTATTGGTTTAGGCGCACGGCTCAGGCAACTGGGTGTGCCGACGATCATCATTGAGCGCAACGAGCGCGCGGGAGACTCCTGGCGTAAGCGCTATAAGTCGCTCTGCTTGCACGATCCAGTGTGGTACGACCACCTTCCCTATATCCCTTTCCCAGATAACTGGCCGGTATTCGCCCCGAAAGACAAAGTGGGTGATTGGCTGGAAATGTACACAAAAGTGATGGAGCTCAATTATTGGAGTTCCACCGAGTGCCAGAATGCTAGCTACGACGAAGCCGCAGGTGAGTGGGTGGTTAAGGTTAAGCGCAACGGCGAAGAGATCACGCTACGGCCCAAGCAGTTGGTAATGGCTACCGGTATGTCTGGGATGCCCAATGTGCCGACATTCCCGGGGGCAGAAAACTTTGCAGGCGAACAGCAGCACTCTAGCCAGCACCCGGGGCCGGATGCCTATAAAGGTAAGAAGTGCGTCATTGTGGGCTCTAATAACTCGGCCCATGACATTGCCGCCGCGCTATGGGAGCACGATGCCGATGTCACCATGCTGCAGCGTTCATCGACCCATATTGTGAAGTCGGATTCGTTGATGGAGGAGGTGCTGGGGCCGCTTTATTCGGAAGAGGCTGTGGCGAATGGGTTAACCCATGAAAAAGCCGATCTAGTGTTTGCCTCGATTCCGTACAAAGTATTACCGGATTTTCAGCGCCCCGCTTTTGAAGCGATTAAAAAGCGTGACGCCGAGTTTTACCAAAAGCTTGAGAGCGTAGGCTTTATGCTTGATTTCGGTGACGATGAATCCGGGCTGTTTTTGAAATATTTGCGCCGCGGTTCGGGCTATTACATCGATGTGGGAGCCTGTGATTTGGTGGCCAGTGGCGACATCAAGCTACGCAGTGGTGTGGGCATTGAGCGTATTAACTCACACTCCATCACGCTGACCGATGGCAGCGAGCTTGATGCTGACTTGATTGTTTATGCCACCGGCTATGGCTCGATGAATGGCTGGGCGGCGCGGCTTATTTCTCAAGAAGTGGCCGATAAAGTCGGCAAGTGCTGGGGGCTAGGTTCCGACACCACCAAAGACCCGGGCCCATGGGAAGGAGAGCTGCGCAATATGTGGAAGCCCACTCAACAAGAGGCACTGTGGTTCCATGGCGGTAACCTACACCAGTCGCGGCACTACTCACGTTATTTAGCGCTGCAGTTAAAAGCACGCATGGAAGGGCTAGATACCCCTGTCTATGGCCTGCAGCCAGTTCATCACTTGGGCTGA